The Anaerolineales bacterium region ACTTCCACGCGGCAGTTTCAACATTCTTCTTCGCGTTGATGCCGCGTGCGCTCTCGTGGTTCGTGATGGGCGGCGGACTTACGCGTAGTCCCGGTCAATTCTTCATGCTGCTCACGCTGGCGTTTGTGATCCGCCTCTATGAAGAAAACCGCCGCTCCGATATTTTGCTCGCGGGCTTCTTCGGTGGGTTGGCGGTGATGAGTCATCCCGAAGCCGCAGTGCATACATTTGTCTCGGCGGTCTTTTTTTGGCTCATGCTATCCAGAAGCCGCGCGAAGTTTATTCAATCACTGCTTGTGGGTCTTGTGGTGTTGACCGTCTCCGCGCCGTGGTGGGCGAGCGTAATTTCCAATCATGGTCTCGAACCGTTGTTGAACGGCGCCGCGACCGGCTCGAAATTTGCGGCGGTGTTCAATTTGATCTTCTTCGTTTTTACGGAAGAACCCTACGCGACGGTGATCGCGGTCCTCGGCTTGATCGGGATTGCGCGCCGCTTCGCTCGCCGGGACTATCTGCTCCCGTTGTGGATGGCGATTCCCTTCTTTGTGGAGGGGCGGAGCGCGGCGGGTCCCGCTTCGATTCCGCTGGCGATGCTTGCCGCGCTGGGGCTGGTGGAGGTTATCCTACCGGCGATCCAGCCGTCCCCGTCGGAAGAAGCGGAAGTTTCATCCGCAGAACGGAACGTTTTTATTTATCTGATCCTGTTTCTGGTTTTTTCCGCCTATCAGTTCGGGTTGGGATTATCCAAGGCGACGTTGTATCCGCCTGATGCGCAGGCGATGCGCTGGGTTCAGCAAAATACGCCGCAGGACGCGCGCTTCCTTGTGTTGACGGGGACAACGTCGGTCTCGTGCGATTCGGTGTTGGAATGGTTCCCTGCCATCAGCGGGAGGAAAAGTTTGCTCACGGTGCAAGGCGCCGAATGGACGAAGGGCGCGGGCTTCAACGAGTACGTCCGCTCGACGTATGCCGTGCAGGAGTGTTTGTCGAACGGCGATCTCGCTTGTCTCGATGGCGCGCTTGACCGCGCGGAGTACGACTACATTTATGTTTCGAAGATCTTGCGGGTGAACAATTGCAGTCCGCTTGCGCCCCAGCGTGAATTTCCGTATTTTGTGGAGAGTCTCAAATCGGATTCGGGGTTTGAAGTGGTGTATGAGACGGATGGCGTTTTGATCTCGCGCCTGAGATGACTATTTTTGTTGGATGATGGCGGCTACGGGGTCTTCGTAAACGACAGTCCAATCGTTTTCGTTTTTTAGTTGATCTGCTAACGGTGAATTTGTAGGAATGAGCGCCCACTCGATTTGATATTGGTCCAGCAGACTGTGCCAATCATTTTGAGCGAGCATGATCGTTTCATAGTCGCGCATCAGGGATTCGCCGTAGAAGTCGCTTTGGCTGTCTACAAAAACCAATTCACGGGGCCACAAACGATAAAGCAGATAGCCGCCCCAGTTGAAATCGTTGAACATTCTGCCTTCGAGCGGATTCTCCTCCAGCCAATCCGCTGCGTGGACAGGAAATACCTGCGGGTTGAATTGATGTATCTCTTTGCCCTCTGAATGGCGATACGAGATAAACACAACTGCAAGCGCAATAATAATCGTTGGAAATAAAGCCGACTTGCTTGGCGTTGAGGAGCTAGTAAAACGAGCGTCAATTTTTTTCCAGCTCGTAAATTCATTGGTTTTTGCTGAAATCCATTCCGCCAAAATCGGCGCGCTGGCGATTGCAAAAAGAGGAATATTCCTTGTCATCAGCAGGGACATTGCTCCCAGCCCGCCCAGCAGAAAAACGTGCGCGGCTGAGATATTTCGACGATTGAGGAGAGCGAAAATTACAGCGAGAGTAAGCAGGATGATAAACGGCGTAATGGAAGGGTCGGCAAAGTTCGGCGGCATTGTTTCGGCAGTGCGGCTGAGGATGAAGGCGCTTCGGTTGTTGAGAACCGCTTCCCAGTTGCGCCAGAGATCAGGCGTAATAACGGACGCGCCGAGAGAGGTTAGCCCGATAAGCAGATATTTTCTGCCCATGTCGTTGGTTGTTTGGCTTCGCAACTTGTCCCATAGCCAGCCAGCGAAATAGGCGGTAAGCGCGAGGAAGCCGAAGATGAATCCGCCGTGCAGGTTTACCCAAAGGAGCATCAATAACGGGAAGATGAAAGGTCGAACCGGTTTATTTCTCCGAACTTGCTCCAATTTGTTCAGCCAGATCGCAATGAACAGAAAGGTGATGATGTGCGGTCGCGGAAGCCAATGGATGCTCGAAGCCGCGACTGCCAGTAAAGTTACAGTCAGCGAAATTAACGGGGATTGACTTCGGCGTAACGAATCATCGTAGAGCAGGGAGAATGTGACCGCAATCAGGGCGGCTGTGAGGAGAATAACCCCATCTAACCCCAAAAGGCGATTTGCGATAGCCAACAAGACTTGCGTCATCCACTCATACGGCGGACGGGACGCGCCGGTCAATGTATGTGAGAACAGATCGCTCGTGGGGATGACGCGATGGTCGAGGATGTAATTTCCGAGGGTGAGGTGTCGCCCGAGGTCGCTGTCAATGCCGAGCATTTGGGCGCCGGAAAGAAGCGCGCTGAGAAAGACTGCAAGAAAGACAAAATCCTGCAAACGAAGCGGAGAGCTCTTCATGCAAAGATTGTAAATCAAAAAGCGATGACGTTGGAACATCATCGCTTTTTTGTTACTCTCCCAAATAATCTCTCAATTTGCGCCGAATGGTCGGGTGGCGCAGGCGGCTCAAGGCTTGGGCTTCGATCTGGCGGACGCGTTCGCGCGTCACGCCCATTTTGCGACCCACTTCTTCGAGGGTGTATGCCTGCCCGTCGAGCAAGCCGTAGCGCAATTGCAAAATGCGGACTTCGCGCGGCGGCAATCCGTTCAACACTTCGCCGAGGTGTTCTTTCAAAAGGTTGTATGTGGCAGTGTCGTCGGGTGGAGGCGCCTCATCGTCTTCGATGAAATCGCCGAGGACCGAATCTTCTTCATCGTCGGTCGGGGTTTCCAGCGAGAGTGGACGCCGCGCCACCTGAATCATGTTCTCGACTTTCTTCGGCGGGACATCGAGCGCTTCGGCAATTTCTTCCACGCTGGGTTCGCGCCCGAGACGTTGGGTCAGCTGGTGTTGCACGCGCAGGAGTTTGTTGATCTGGTCGCCCATGTGGACCGGGACGCGGATCGTGCGTCCCTGATCGGCGATAGCGCGCGTGACCGCTTGGCGAATCCACCACGTGGCGTAGGTGGAGAATTTGTGTCCGCGGCGATAGTCGAATTTCTTGGTCGCGCGGATGAGACCGATATTGCCTTCCTGGATCAGATCGAGGAAGGGAACGCCGCGTCCCATGTATTTTTTGGCAACAGAAATGACCAAGCGCGAGTTGGCTGTGATGAGGTGTTCGCGCGCCGCCCAGCCGTCTTCGATGAGTTTGCGCAGGTCGGCGCGGCGGCGGGGAGTGGCGTTTCCTTTTGCCAGTTCTTCGCGCGACATACGCCCGCGTTCGATGCGCTGTGCGAGTTTTACTTCTTCCTCTGCGGTGAGCAGGGGAACGCGGCTGACCTCTTTGAGGTACAAGCCGATCGTGTCATCCGTATCAATGTTGGCGAGGTAATCGTCGAGGGCGAGGTCAATTTCCGGCTCGGCTTCTGTGGCTTCCACCGCGACGAGCTCGTCCTCGGTGGGTTCCGCGGTGGCGGTATCCTCCACGAAGGGAATCCCCGCGCTTAAGAGAGCCGAAAAAGCCTCTTCGAGCTGTTCCACATCCTGTTCGGCTTCAGGGAAGAAGTGGAGAATATCATCGAGCGTGACGTATGATTTCTGCCGCCCCAACTCGACCAGCCGCGCGATCGCGGGAAACTCCTCTTCTTCATCCACCATCAAAATCTTATCTACATCCATTCAGTTCTTGTCCATTCTCTCTTTTTTATCAGAATACACTTTTTCGATGCCAGAATCAAGCCCCTTTCATTTCTCTTTCATAGACGCTTCAGCAAGCCAAATGTTACGGCTAAGGAGCGGAGGCGGTCGAAGTTGGCGTGGCAGGCTCGGGCGTCGAAGAAGGAAGCGGGGTCTCTGTCGGAACAGGGCTGGGGGTGGGCGTCTCCAAATAAGGCGGATTGCGCAACAAGTTGAGCAGTGAGTCAATGGAGGCTTTGTCCACTATCACCACGTCTCCACTTGGGCTGAGCGCGTAGTATCCATTTTCTGTTGGGGTGATAACACCGATGGCTACTTTTCGTTCCACCTTATCGCTATATCTGACAATGATGGCATATTCAGGATCGTTCAAGCCGACGACTTCGAGATCGAGATTGGGGATGGTGTCTTCGATTTGCAGTGTGGTGAGTTGACTCACTGCCGCTTCGGGCGCACTTTGGTCTGCTGAGGCTTTGAGCGGCTGGATCAACGCCCACGCGTTATCGGCATTTTTCGCTACTTCGACGGTTTCGCCCGTTTTTGCTTCAATGCGAATACTGGAGGGGACCCCATCTTCCGCGTTGAAGAGATAGACGATAGCCTCGGTTGGTTCAGCCGTGGCGGCGTTTTCTGTGGTTTCTTTGCGGTTGTTGACGAAGTAATAGGCTCCTACTGCGATCAACAGCGCTAGGAGGTACGCGAGAGTCGAACGACGCATGTTGACCTACCCTTGTCGTCGGCGTTGCAGCCAAGTAACGATGCCCAGCGCTATGAAGATGCCGGGCATAACCAGTCCGACGATCAGCATTAGCATCAGCATCCGCAGTTGCGAGGCTGGCTGGAAGACGCGTGATACGGGTTGTTTGGGCGTTATCCCAATAGCATCTTGCTCCGCCGCCCAATCCACCGAGTTGATGAATAAGTCGCTGTTACCGTAACCGGAATCGAAGACCTGATCGCTGGCAAATTGCGATGTGCCGAAAACGACCACGCGTCCGCCGGTGGTGAGGTTTTCCGACGCGGCGGCTAGCGCCAGCGGTCCGAGAGTTTCCGTCGCTTCATCGTAGCTGGGGGGCCAGCCAGCCTCGGTGAGGCTATCGAAATTCTTTTCTCCCCACGAGCGGTCGGTCGTTGAAACGAGTTGGCTGAGTTCAACTCCCTGTTTGCTGAAATCCAGCGTCAGGCTTCGTGTGAGCGGGAAGAACGAATCGAGGTTCGAGATTTGGCTGGTGATCGGGTGACTGGTATCGTATGACTCGGCGAACCCGATGCTGAGCCGTGGGTCGGAACTCTCGAGGTCAATTATGAAATCGTTATTAAGCGTGATGCCCCAATCTTCTGTTAACATGGCAGCCAAGGGATCAGCCGCGTCGCCAAAGTTTGTCAGGATGGTTGGGTCTTCCATGACCACTAAAGCTCCGCCTCCATTAAGAAACCCGCGCAATAGTTCGACCTCTTTTTCCGAAATGGGACGTTGAGGGCCGGCAATGATGATCACGTCCGCATCTTCCGGAATTTTGTTCTCGGCGAGCAAACTTAGACTTTTCACGCCGTAGTTTTTGCTCTTTAGCGTTGTGCCTGCGCGGGTCAGAGCGGTGTTGTCTTCGTTAATCTGTTCGGGGTCGCGTTCGCCATGCCCGGTAAGGAAGTATACGACGCGGTCCTCCGGGTTAATGAGCCGGATCAACGCTTTCAGAATCTCGGATTCAGTAGCAGACGCGGCGATCTCAGAACGATCTCCCATTTGCAAAAGGACTTTCCCGTCGCCGGTGATGCCCGCTTCGCGCGCTCGTTGAGGGTCGCGGTTCGGATCTACGAATTCATAATCGAATTTATCTTTGCTGTTGGCTTTGATATTCCCGAAGAGCTGTTCCGCCGACTCTCTGCTTCGGTTCTGTGTAAAGAACGCGGTAGCGGTGACTTTTTCAGGCAACTTTTCTAGCGCTGTGACCATTTCGGGAGCAAGCGTGTTCGCTTGCTCTTCGGTCAAGTCTGCGACTTGGGTTGGGTTGTCGAAGGCTAGGAAGTTGACGATGACCAACGTAAGCGTGAAGGCGATCACAGCAATAAGCGTGTTGCCTCCGTATTTTGCCTGTCTGCCAGTGAGAAATCGCTGGACTTTTGCCGGCTCAAGGAACGCATACACCGCAAGTCCGATGATCAGCAGCCCCAGGCTGACCCAAAGCGCATTGGTGAGCCGCTCGGGGGATTCAGCGGTGTATAAGCCAAGCGCGATCACGCCTTTGGCGGCGCCGAGCAAAGCAGTGGAGATACATGCCAGCAGCGCGACGATAAGCGCGACGAATGTGTAGTTTCGCCACGCGGGTTGGGTATTCTTCTTTTTCATTATCTCCATCTCCGAATTTCGATTGCCACCGTTCCGGTGAACAGCCCGATCGCGATGAGGCTGAGGAAGTACACAAGGTCAGACAGGTAAATATTCCCTTGGTTGAGCGCGCCGCTAAAGTGCGAGTTGAGCACCAGATAATTGAAAAAGTCACTGCCCACCGGTATCAGGCTGGCGGGAATTCCTACCAACCACCACAAGAAGATGAACAGCCCCAGCGTGGTGATGAACGCCGTCACCTGATTGCTAAACATGGCGGAAATGCCAACGCCTAGCGCGATCAACGCGCCGCTGAGGAGAATCAGCGCCAAATAAGATGAGATCAGCAATTTCCAATCCAGACCCGGCGAGACTTGCGAGTTCAAGATGATGGGGTATAGAACCGTCACTAGAATGAGCGTGAGAACAAACAGGAAACTGCCTAGCCACTTTCCGGCGACCAACTCGAAGTCGCGGACCGGAGCCGTGAGGAGCAGTTCGATCGTCCCGGTGCGGGTTTCATCCGCAAGGACGCGCATGGTCAGCGCGGGAATCGAGAGTAAAAGAAGAAATCCGAACAAGTTATTGACCTCTGGGATTTCAGGCACGAATCCGCCGCCGAAGCCTCCGCCTTGGTTTGCCGCTAACAACATCAGCGCGAAATATCCGCCGACGAGGAATAACAAAGCCACGGCAACTACGTAAGCGATCGGGCTGATAAAGTAATGGTCATATTCGCGCTTTGCGATGGTCCAAATGTTACGCATGGTTCTGCCTCACGATGATTTCTTGCTGGATGTATTTTCGCGGGTGAGTTCGAGGAAGATCTCCTCGAGGCTCATGCCCACCGAGCGCATTTCCAAAAGATCGTAGCCGCCTTGGACGACCGTCTTTGCGACTTGCGGGCGCGCGTCTTGCCCAGCGGAAAACTCGAATTCAATCGAACCGTCCGCCTTGGTCTCGACATCTTTTACGCCTTTGATCTTCTTGACCTTTGCCGCGAGATCATCTGACTCGCCGCGCACGCGCAGGACGACGCGTTGTTCGCCGACCAGCCTCGATTGGAGGTTTTCGGGCGTATCCTCGGCGACGATCTTTCCTTTATTGATGATGAGTACCCGGTCGCAGATCTGTTGCGCCTCTGAAAGGATGTGCGTCGAGAACAGCACAGTGCGGTCTTTTCCGATCTCGCGAATTACGGCACGGATCTCCACCACTTGGCTTGGATCGAGACCGATGGTCGGCTCATCGAGGATCAGCACTTCCGGGCGATGAAGCAATGCCTGAGCCAAGCCCACGCGCTGGCGCATCCCTTTGGAGAATGTGCCGATATAACTGTTCGCGCGCGCGTCGAGGTTGACTGAATCGAGCGTTTCGAGCGCTCGTTCTTCTGCGTTCGGGATGTGGCGCAACTCGCCCATGAATTTCAAGTATTCGAAGGCGGTCATTTCATTGTAGAGGGGAACCGTTTCAGGCAGATACCCGACTCGTTTGCGGACTTCGAGCGATTCTTCGACAACGTCGTATCCTGCCACCGTGATCGTCCCTTCTGTAGGAGGCATATACCCGGTGAGGATCCGCATGGTCGTTGTTTTGCCCGCGCCATTCGGACCAAGAAAGCCAACGATCTCACCTTGCTTTGCGTCGAAACTGATGTTGTTGAGCGCGCGGCGCGCTCCGTAATCTTTTATGAGACCGCTGACTTGTATCATTGGCGCTCCTTCAAAAGGGGGATGAAGTTCTGACAAATAAAAGGCACGCCGAGCCGGTGGGCTGCCGTGCCAATCTGTTCATCGTGAAATACTATACAAAAATCTAAATCTGATGTCAAGCGGGTTGTAAAGTTCTAACCAAACGCTAATTTAGCGTAAAAAGAAATACCAAACGCTCAGTGCGCCGAGCGCGCAGACCATCAACAGGAAAAGCGCGCCCAACGCCAGCGCCCAGCCGTTTGAAGTATCGGGTGAGATGGTTGGAGTAACCGGCATGGGCGTACGTGAAGCGTGCCGCGTTGTGCTTCTCGCATCAGGCGATGTGGACATGACCGGTCGAGCAGGCTGGTATGAAGAACTCAGCATACCTTCCAAAAAATCGGGCATCCCATTTTGATTCTTGTCCATAGAAGCCATAGCTTCTTCGTACTTCGCGCGGGCTTCCGGGGGGAGTTCGTCGAGGCGGTTGTAGGTTTTTCCGCCTACGATGAATTTCATCTGTCCGGCAACGCCGACGGCTTGGTTTCCCTCGAAAATATCGGGTGAGCCGTCTTTGTTTTTATCCGCGAAGATATTCTTGATCTCGTTTGCTGCGCCGGTGAAATTTTCGACGTTCATTTCCTTGAAGCCGCGCATCGCTTCCTCATAATTCCTGCGTACCTCGGGCGGCATTTCGTCTACGCTGTTGTAGGTCACGCCGTCAATTACGATGGTTTTTGCGTTCATCTCAGCCTCCAAATCATTTGCTGATTGTATCATTGGCGACGCCATGCATAACAAGGCGATGACAGATTTGTCCGGACGGCATCGGGTATCTTTGAAATGGTATACTCGCTCCAATCATTCACAAGGAGAATCTCATGAGAAATAAATTGCCCATCTTGTTTGCCGCGTTGGCGTTGGCTGTCGCTTCGCTGGCTTGTTCCGTGCTGGGCGGCGGCGAACCGTCACTGAGCAATGTACGGACTGCGTACGACTCAGACGGAGAGAATACCAGTTCCACATTTGGCTCGTTTGATACGGTCTATGTGGTGACCGATCTCGAAAACGGCGTGTCTGGAAATGTGGTTTCTTCCAACTGGTACGGTGAAAACGTGGATGGTTTTGACCCGGATTCCTTCATTGACATTGTTGAGTATACAGTTGTAGATGAGACGTTCACCGGGACCGTTCATTTTTACTTTGAAGCGCCGAGTAGCGGCTGGCCCCTGGGAACCTACCGCGTGGAAGTCTTCTTCAACGGCGCGCCCGCCGGGACGGTTCGTTTTACCATCCAGTAGTCTGTTTCGGAGATGAAAGCAACAACGCGCTCCAACTGGAGCGCGTTGTTGCTTTTCGCGTAGGGCGAGATAGTATCCCGTTCTACGACAACAATACCTGCCCGCAATACTCGCACTTATCCATGCCGAGTTCGAGGGTGCCTCCGCAGTTGGGACATTGAATCGTCTCCACTTTGATGGGGAAGCCTGCGGTTTTGAACGCGGTCTCATTCTCCGCGAGATCGCCGCGCAGGCGTTTGAGGCGTGCGAGATAGGCATCGCCCGTCACCTCGCCCGATTTGCGGAGCCGTTCCACGTCCGCGATGGATTCTTTCAACATGCGGCGTTCGGCTTCGAGCGATTCCTTGCTTTTATCCTGGAACGAAACTTTCAACTCAGGCTTTTTCGGAATGGACGCAAGGATCGCCGCGATGATCAAAATCACAGCCGAGACGATGATGCCGACAACTAACGGCATGTATTGAAATCCTGGAATCGAGTTGAAGCTAACTTTGTTCACCTGCACATCGTTGTAATCTGCGATCACCACATAGCGTTCGCCGTTCAACTTGCCAACGTCAATGCGCGTGATGCCCGTGCTGTGATTATCCAAGTTGTTGCGCGAGCCGTCGCCAGTGAACACCGCCACAACTCCGCTGTCGTCGCCGAGCACGGCTTCTTCCACGCCGTCGCCGTCCACGTCTATGCCAGAAATTTCAGTGACCTTGTCCGAAAGCGAGCCCGTCCACATTTGCTTCACAACGCCGCCTTGAGTCGAATATGCCCACACGCCGCCGTCTTTTCCGCCGACGACAAATTCACGCGACGACGGTTCGCCGTTGATTTCCACTTCTCGAATTTCAGAAATTGCTTGCCCCATTCCTTGACTGTAAATTTGACTCCCATCCACAGCGGATAACGCGACGAACGCGCCGAACTCTCCGCCTGTCAGGATTTCGCTATTGCCGTCGCTGTTGAAGTCGAACGCACGCATCCTTCGCAGGGACTCCTGACTCGCCTCCCAAACCTTTTGCCCATCTTCATCCAACACCACCACCGAGCCATCGTGAGACGCCGCGGCGAGATGGACTTGCCCGTTGATGAGCGCGTCATCGAGCCCCCGAATCTCCTCGCCGCCGACGGAGTAATTCCAAAGCTCTTGTCCGCTGAGGCTCAACGATTGGAGTCCGCCGCCACTGTCGCCCAGCACGATTTGCGGTCCAGAAGCGAAGCGGAGGAGGGCGACCCGCGCGGGGAGTCCGACAGTCAATCCCTGCGCGAGGGTCGAGACTTGTCCGTCGTTGATCACATCTACGGCATAGCCCAGATCGCCGAGATAAAAAACGATGAGGTCTTCACGGTTGTCGCCGTTCACGTCGCCGAGCGTGGTCTTCGGGTATTGATAGTCTTTGCTGAACAACACATTTCCACTGCCGTCGAAGATGGTGACGTTGTTTTCGTTTTGGATGAACAACTCGTCATTGTCGTCGCCTATCAAATTGATGACCTTCATGCTTTCGGCTGTATCGTAACTCTGAGACCAAACTTGCGACGCGCTGAATTTCTCAGCCTTTGCCAATCCGCTGAACGAGAACAACGCGGCGACCGCCATGACGAGACAAACCAGAACGAACGCGACCACAAACGGAATTACTTTGCGACTCATTTACGCCGCCTTTCTTTGCAAGAGGGAGTATGCCGACCTGAGGATTTGTAAAACGTTTTCATGTTCCACTTCTTCGAACGGAGAGTTGGCGACGAACGAGATCATGCCGCCTTCGGTACTTAACTGACTGATTGTGAATTTGCCGATGTTGAGTCCTTGCTTGAATTCATTGCTTGTTTTGGCGATGTTGTACACTTCGGGGTTCGCCACAATACGGACCTTCAAATCATGCTGAGTGCCTTTGAATTTCTCAGGCTTCGATTTCATCTTGCCGCTGATGCGGCTCCGCTTCCAATACGACTTTCGCTTCTTGGATTTTTGAATCCCTGAAACGCGCAGGATGTTCCCGTCGTACAGTTTGGCTTTGAGGGCGAGCCACTCGTCGCGGAAGTATTCCGTTGTACGCCCTTGCGCGTCATTGGCGGAGCGCGCCACCTTGGTGGGGAGGAGATAACCTGTAAGGTCGAGATGACCCAAATAGGTCGAACCAGGTTTGAGGTCGTCGCGAAGCGTGTAGAGGATGTCGCGCGTCCCGTTGTAGCGAGTCGAGAAGTCGTATGAATCGCTCTTCCGCAAGCCGCGTGCCATCACGATCGCCGCGATCCACAACGCGATGCCGCCGCCCGTGAAGACGAATGAAAAATATCCGAGCAGTAAGAGGATGCCGTCAATCAGCATCAAGCCGACGCCCGCGAGAAAGATGAGCATGGGAACCCAGCGCCACTTGTCGCCCGCCTTTTCGGTTTTGTTCACGTCGGCTCGAAGTTTGTTCATGCCTTGAATGATGGACGTGGGTCTGTCTGCGAGTGAGATGTACACGGGTAGGAGTTGTTTTTTGCCAATGGAAGTTTTTTCGTTTACCCTTTTGCGCGCGGTGTTCAAAAAGTAAAAGAAGAGGATCAATACGACGACCAGAAAAATGCCGCCGATACAAACGAAGGCTTCCATGTATGCTCCTTATGATGCGGTCGCTTTGCCGTTTGCGATGTCTTTCTCAATATACGATTTTAGACCTGCAAAAGCGTAGTCCACCGATTCTTGCATTTGCTTGCGGACTTCATCGGGGGGATTCTCAACGGGTTTGCTGATATAGAGAGCAAAGCGCGTTCCATTGTCAATTGGAATCAGGCGGCGGGTTTGAAGGTAATTGAGCCCCATGGCTTCCTGAGACATTGTGTAATACTCGAAGGGTTTCCAATCCACAATTTTATTATAAAAGTGGACTTCGCCGTGCGCGCAGTGAAAGCCTGCTTCTTCACGTACGCGCCCGCCCAGCGTATCTATTCTTTCGGCATAATCGAAATTTAGAAATCCCGCTTCAAGATCGGGGTTGGTCAAATAATCCCAAACCAGCGAGGCGGGATACGGCAGGTCTAGTTCGAAGATAATCCATGCATCCTCGCGCGCCACAAACTGCCTGTTTTTAGCCTGCCAATTCGTCCAAGCCAGACTCAGGTCGAAGACCTGCATCTTCACTTCGCCGAGATGTTCGTATGTTTCTGCGTGCGAGATCAGCGGCTGACTCAGTTCTGAGAGGCGGAGCGCTTGCGCGGCGGCATCGGTGAAGAGGGCGTACGCTTTGACCCCAGTCTTTTCGGTCACATTGTTTTTCAACATACGATGCGGGATGATTACGTCCGCGCCGACAAGTTCTTCGCGGTCGCCTAGTTTTTGGACCATATATTCGCCGCAATGGATGCACATCTTCAAGTCCA contains the following coding sequences:
- a CDS encoding Gldg family protein, which gives rise to MKKKNTQPAWRNYTFVALIVALLACISTALLGAAKGVIALGLYTAESPERLTNALWVSLGLLIIGLAVYAFLEPAKVQRFLTGRQAKYGGNTLIAVIAFTLTLVIVNFLAFDNPTQVADLTEEQANTLAPEMVTALEKLPEKVTATAFFTQNRSRESAEQLFGNIKANSKDKFDYEFVDPNRDPQRAREAGITGDGKVLLQMGDRSEIAASATESEILKALIRLINPEDRVVYFLTGHGERDPEQINEDNTALTRAGTTLKSKNYGVKSLSLLAENKIPEDADVIIIAGPQRPISEKEVELLRGFLNGGGALVVMEDPTILTNFGDAADPLAAMLTEDWGITLNNDFIIDLESSDPRLSIGFAESYDTSHPITSQISNLDSFFPLTRSLTLDFSKQGVELSQLVSTTDRSWGEKNFDSLTEAGWPPSYDEATETLGPLALAAASENLTTGGRVVVFGTSQFASDQVFDSGYGNSDLFINSVDWAAEQDAIGITPKQPVSRVFQPASQLRMLMLMLIVGLVMPGIFIALGIVTWLQRRRQG
- a CDS encoding glycosyltransferase family 39 protein, encoding MRQSKPITRAQWSTLILILACALGAYVRFSPTWLAGFAVNDGGMFAVMVDDLRANHFILPAFTTYNHLEIPYAYPPLGFYLGALASLLFGLDSVQIVRWVPAFFASLSVPAFYLLARYLLKNNFHAAVSTFFFALMPRALSWFVMGGGLTRSPGQFFMLLTLAFVIRLYEENRRSDILLAGFFGGLAVMSHPEAAVHTFVSAVFFWLMLSRSRAKFIQSLLVGLVVLTVSAPWWASVISNHGLEPLLNGAATGSKFAAVFNLIFFVFTEEPYATVIAVLGLIGIARRFARRDYLLPLWMAIPFFVEGRSAAGPASIPLAMLAALGLVEVILPAIQPSPSEEAEVSSAERNVFIYLILFLVFSAYQFGLGLSKATLYPPDAQAMRWVQQNTPQDARFLVLTGTTSVSCDSVLEWFPAISGRKSLLTVQGAEWTKGAGFNEYVRSTYAVQECLSNGDLACLDGALDRAEYDYIYVSKILRVNNCSPLAPQREFPYFVESLKSDSGFEVVYETDGVLISRLR
- a CDS encoding ABC transporter ATP-binding protein, whose amino-acid sequence is MIQVSGLIKDYGARRALNNISFDAKQGEIVGFLGPNGAGKTTTMRILTGYMPPTEGTITVAGYDVVEESLEVRKRVGYLPETVPLYNEMTAFEYLKFMGELRHIPNAEERALETLDSVNLDARANSYIGTFSKGMRQRVGLAQALLHRPEVLILDEPTIGLDPSQVVEIRAVIREIGKDRTVLFSTHILSEAQQICDRVLIINKGKIVAEDTPENLQSRLVGEQRVVLRVRGESDDLAAKVKKIKGVKDVETKADGSIEFEFSAGQDARPQVAKTVVQGGYDLLEMRSVGMSLEEIFLELTRENTSSKKSS
- a CDS encoding PQQ-binding-like beta-propeller repeat protein — its product is MSRKVIPFVVAFVLVCLVMAVAALFSFSGLAKAEKFSASQVWSQSYDTAESMKVINLIGDDNDELFIQNENNVTIFDGSGNVLFSKDYQYPKTTLGDVNGDNREDLIVFYLGDLGYAVDVINDGQVSTLAQGLTVGLPARVALLRFASGPQIVLGDSGGGLQSLSLSGQELWNYSVGGEEIRGLDDALINGQVHLAAASHDGSVVVLDEDGQKVWEASQESLRRMRAFDFNSDGNSEILTGGEFGAFVALSAVDGSQIYSQGMGQAISEIREVEINGEPSSREFVVGGKDGGVWAYSTQGGVVKQMWTGSLSDKVTEISGIDVDGDGVEEAVLGDDSGVVAVFTGDGSRNNLDNHSTGITRIDVGKLNGERYVVIADYNDVQVNKVSFNSIPGFQYMPLVVGIIVSAVILIIAAILASIPKKPELKVSFQDKSKESLEAERRMLKESIADVERLRKSGEVTGDAYLARLKRLRGDLAENETAFKTAGFPIKVETIQCPNCGGTLELGMDKCEYCGQVLLS
- a CDS encoding DUF4340 domain-containing protein; this translates as MRRSTLAYLLALLIAVGAYYFVNNRKETTENAATAEPTEAIVYLFNAEDGVPSSIRIEAKTGETVEVAKNADNAWALIQPLKASADQSAPEAAVSQLTTLQIEDTIPNLDLEVVGLNDPEYAIIVRYSDKVERKVAIGVITPTENGYYALSPSGDVVIVDKASIDSLLNLLRNPPYLETPTPSPVPTETPLPSSTPEPATPTSTASAP
- a CDS encoding ABC transporter permease subunit, translating into MRNIWTIAKREYDHYFISPIAYVVAVALLFLVGGYFALMLLAANQGGGFGGGFVPEIPEVNNLFGFLLLLSIPALTMRVLADETRTGTIELLLTAPVRDFELVAGKWLGSFLFVLTLILVTVLYPIILNSQVSPGLDWKLLISSYLALILLSGALIALGVGISAMFSNQVTAFITTLGLFIFLWWLVGIPASLIPVGSDFFNYLVLNSHFSGALNQGNIYLSDLVYFLSLIAIGLFTGTVAIEIRRWR
- a CDS encoding sigma-70 family RNA polymerase sigma factor, with translation MDVDKILMVDEEEEFPAIARLVELGRQKSYVTLDDILHFFPEAEQDVEQLEEAFSALLSAGIPFVEDTATAEPTEDELVAVEATEAEPEIDLALDDYLANIDTDDTIGLYLKEVSRVPLLTAEEEVKLAQRIERGRMSREELAKGNATPRRRADLRKLIEDGWAAREHLITANSRLVISVAKKYMGRGVPFLDLIQEGNIGLIRATKKFDYRRGHKFSTYATWWIRQAVTRAIADQGRTIRVPVHMGDQINKLLRVQHQLTQRLGREPSVEEIAEALDVPPKKVENMIQVARRPLSLETPTDDEEDSVLGDFIEDDEAPPPDDTATYNLLKEHLGEVLNGLPPREVRILQLRYGLLDGQAYTLEEVGRKMGVTRERVRQIEAQALSRLRHPTIRRKLRDYLGE